The following proteins are co-located in the Apium graveolens cultivar Ventura chromosome 5, ASM990537v1, whole genome shotgun sequence genome:
- the LOC141660081 gene encoding uncharacterized protein LOC141660081, producing the protein MKKARLAGLDTRGKATEPIFLKKHKEPIGEASTEGAGGHGTPITAAAPTAAATGAFQPLWGFRRGDTVVGSTKHAWDWSYHSVNPKDFTDVVATPDLERIKLMGAQSLASSNAYFQGAVRQAESWKRASDKADNALRRQQKKYATLEKKLKRKEEELGESNAELVVLRAEKDKAIDNYLDSEEFAQSMRIRDDSVFPGFFRTGWDTALGTVNEACPDINPADYICPDDEALLQRFRTRVVVSDHVPQDPLLPPSESSSRPAEDDSSSSSSETTETSSESGEDDDMDAEGTSAP; encoded by the exons atgaagaaagctcggctcgcaggcctagacacccggggaaaggccacggagcctatctttttgaagaagcacaaagagcctataggggaggcctcaactgaaggagctggaggccatggtactcctatcactgctgctgcccctactgctgctgccacaggcgcctttcagcctctctggggattccgccgaggggacaccgtagttggttccacgaaacatgcttgggattggtcctaccatagcgtgaatcccaaggattttactgatgtggtggccacccctgatcttgagaggatcaagctcatgggagctcagtctctggcttcg tctaacgcctattttcaaggcgctgtgaggcaagccgaatcatggaagcgggcttctgataaggccgataatgccctcaggaggcaacagaagaagtacgctaccctggagaagaagctcaagcgcaaggaggaagaactcggagagtctaacgccgagctggtggtacttcgggcggagaaggataaagctatagacaactatctggactcggaggagtttgcccaatccatgaggattagggatgattcagtctttcctgggttttttaggactggttgggacacggcccttgggaccgtgaacgaggcttgtcctgatattaacccggcggactatatctgccctgatgacgaggctttgctacagaggtttcgtacccgagtagttgtctcggaccatgttcctcaggatccactccttcctccttccgagtcttcttccagacctgctgaggacgacagctcttcctcctcctccgagacgacagagacatccagcgagagtggagaggacgatgatatggatgccgagggtacttcagctccttag